The following proteins are co-located in the Streptomyces sp. DT2A-34 genome:
- a CDS encoding copper resistance CopC/CopD family protein: MLLSRARTLVLLLLAATGLLLAGAGPVSAHAALTGSDPQQGAVVDKAPTQVSLTFSEKVALSDDSLRVLDPKGKRIDRGAPANLSGTTYAVKLHSGLPDGTYTVTYQVVSEDSHPVAGAYTFSIGAPSQTTVSVSGQTAGGGIVGALYGFGRYVSYAGFIVMVGAAAFVLACWQRGSGVRALQRLVVSGWLALTAATLGLLLLRGSYTSTGKIGDLFDLDLLGQVLQTKTGAALVSRLLLLAAAALFIAVLFGAYDKQEDEEKRDLTFGLAIGGTVVAAGLAASWAMSEHASTGLQAGIAMPVDVVHLLAVAGWLGGLAALLVALYRAPADTPLDASAVRRFSRVAFGSVLALVATGIYQSWRQLGSWSAFTGTRYGQLLLVKIGLVVLLVGIAWISRRWTARLTEAVVVKPRKAESAAEGGKGAVEDGADTAEGEAGENGTDTVEGVEGEDKAGEGEAGEGEREHATARATTSASDNRDSASASASGKEGASAATPGKNGGESKAGDSQRAAQLARQQAAIDTARQKQQRDADPNRFGLRRSVLAEAGVAVVLLAVTTMLTSTEPGRTEEEARAATSASSADASAAGALTLDMSFDTGGEDGKGVVRVDLDPARVGGNEMHVYAERPNGRAFDVPEVKVAFTLESQDIGPLPVVPDHITTGHWSANGVQIPMAGEWKIAVTVRTSDIDQTTVSKNAQIG, from the coding sequence GTGCTGCTCTCGCGTGCCCGGACCCTGGTGCTGCTGCTCCTGGCCGCCACGGGGCTGCTCCTCGCCGGTGCCGGGCCGGTCTCCGCGCACGCCGCGCTGACCGGCAGCGACCCCCAGCAGGGGGCGGTGGTCGACAAGGCCCCGACGCAGGTCTCGCTGACCTTCTCCGAGAAGGTCGCCCTGTCCGACGACTCCCTGCGCGTGCTCGACCCCAAGGGCAAGCGCATCGACCGCGGCGCCCCGGCCAACCTGAGCGGCACGACGTACGCCGTGAAACTCCACAGCGGCCTGCCCGACGGCACGTACACCGTCACCTACCAGGTGGTGTCCGAGGACAGCCATCCCGTCGCCGGCGCCTACACCTTCTCCATCGGCGCCCCCTCCCAGACCACCGTCTCCGTCTCCGGCCAGACGGCGGGCGGCGGGATCGTCGGCGCCCTCTACGGGTTCGGGCGGTACGTGTCGTACGCCGGCTTCATCGTCATGGTCGGCGCCGCCGCCTTCGTGCTCGCCTGCTGGCAGCGCGGGTCGGGGGTGCGGGCGCTGCAGCGGCTCGTCGTCTCCGGCTGGCTGGCGCTGACCGCCGCCACGCTCGGGCTGCTGCTCCTGCGTGGCTCGTACACCAGCACCGGGAAGATCGGCGACCTCTTCGACCTGGACCTGCTCGGACAGGTGCTGCAGACCAAGACGGGTGCGGCGCTGGTCTCCCGGCTGCTGCTGCTCGCCGCTGCGGCGCTGTTCATCGCCGTGCTGTTCGGGGCGTACGACAAGCAGGAGGACGAGGAGAAGCGGGACCTCACCTTCGGGCTCGCGATCGGCGGGACCGTCGTGGCGGCGGGGCTCGCGGCGAGCTGGGCGATGTCCGAGCACGCCTCGACCGGGCTCCAGGCCGGGATCGCGATGCCGGTCGACGTCGTCCACCTGCTGGCCGTCGCGGGCTGGCTCGGCGGGCTCGCCGCGCTGCTCGTGGCGCTCTACCGGGCGCCCGCGGACACACCGCTCGACGCCTCCGCCGTACGACGGTTCTCCCGCGTCGCCTTCGGCAGCGTGCTCGCGCTGGTCGCGACCGGGATCTACCAGTCGTGGCGGCAACTCGGGTCATGGTCGGCGTTCACCGGGACGCGGTACGGGCAGTTGCTGCTGGTCAAGATCGGGCTCGTGGTGCTGCTGGTCGGGATCGCGTGGATCTCGCGGCGGTGGACGGCGCGGCTGACCGAGGCAGTCGTGGTGAAGCCGCGGAAGGCGGAGAGTGCGGCTGAGGGCGGGAAGGGAGCGGTCGAGGACGGGGCGGACACGGCCGAGGGGGAAGCCGGCGAGAACGGGACGGACACAGTCGAGGGCGTCGAGGGCGAGGACAAGGCTGGCGAGGGCGAGGCTGGCGAGGGCGAGCGGGAGCACGCCACCGCGCGGGCCACCACCTCCGCCTCCGACAACCGGGACTCCGCTTCCGCTTCCGCTTCCGGCAAGGAGGGCGCCTCGGCCGCCACCCCCGGCAAGAACGGCGGCGAATCCAAGGCGGGCGACTCCCAGCGCGCCGCCCAGCTCGCCCGGCAGCAGGCCGCGATCGACACGGCACGGCAGAAGCAGCAGCGGGACGCCGACCCGAACCGGTTCGGACTGCGCCGCTCGGTGCTCGCCGAGGCAGGGGTCGCCGTCGTCCTGCTCGCCGTCACCACCATGCTGACGTCGACCGAACCGGGGCGAACGGAAGAGGAGGCCAGGGCGGCCACGTCGGCCTCTTCCGCCGACGCCTCGGCGGCCGGGGCGCTGACCCTGGACATGTCGTTCGACACCGGCGGCGAGGACGGCAAGGGCGTCGTACGGGTCGACCTCGATCCCGCGCGCGTGGGCGGCAACGAGATGCACGTCTACGCGGAGCGGCCCAACGGCCGCGCCTTCGACGTCCCCGAGGTGAAGGTCGCCTTCACCCTTGAGTCCCAGGACATCGGTCCGCTGCCCGTGGTCCCCGACCACATCACCACCGGACACTGGTCGGCGAACGGAGTGCAGATCCCCATGGCGGGCGAGTGGAAGATCGCCGTCACCGTGCGGACCTCCGACATCGACCAGACCACCGTTTCCAAGAACGCGCAGATCGGCTGA